The window CTGGCCAACCTGTCGCAGGATGACAAGCTGAAGAAAGAACTGGAGTTCGAAGGCAAATTGCGCGCACTGATGGGCGAGTACTCCAAGTCGCTGCGCGACGTGATTGCCCTGCTCGACCCAGAGTCGAAACTGAGCAAGGCCCCTCGTGGTGCAGTCAAGACTACCGCCACCAAGCGTGCGCGCAAGGTCAAGCAATACAAGAACCCGCACAACAATGAAGTGATCGAAACCAAAGGCGGCAACCACAAGACCCTGAAAGAATGGAAAGCCAAGTGGGGTGGCGATGTGGTTGAAAGCTGGGCGACCCTGCTGGACTGATTGTCCGCACACGCCTGCTGCTTATCGCAACAAGAACGCCGGCATATTGCCGGCGTTTTTGTTTGTCCGCGTTTTGTGTCAGCGCTCAGCCAACTGCATACTGTGCCTGCAATTGCCGGGCATGTACCTGCCAGGCATCCAGCACCCGCCGCCCCGCATCGTCAGCGCCCTCCCAGGCCTGCTGCCGCGCCTGTTCGAAGTCGCCCAGCGTATTCGGCGCGCCCCACTGCGGGTCGCTCAGGCGCTGCTGGCAGAAGCTGAACCAGCGTTGCCGCTCTTCGCCGGTCAGGGTCTCGGGGAAGTTGCGTGCCCTATAGCGGAACAACAATTCAGGCAAGCGCAGGTCATCGAACATCCACTGCCCATGGCTCAACTGCGCCGGTTCCAGTGCACGAACTTGCTCGCATAAGCGGCGGTCACGGTCCCCCAGAAAACCGTCATACAACTGTTGTTCCGGGTCTTCACTCGGGGCGAAGTCTTCCTTGCCGTAGATGTGTTCCAGCTTGTCTTGCCATTGCGCCTGTTGCTCGGCCAATTCTTCGCCGCGCAATTGTAACAACGTCAAGTCCAGACCCAACCGCTGTTGATCGGCCGGGCGTAATACCGAAAGTGGCGCCACTACCGGGCAGCGATTGACCTGCACCAATTTGAGCGGCACGGGTAATTCGCCTTCGGCCAGTTCTTCATGGCGGGTATACAAA of the Pseudomonas asiatica genome contains:
- the mvaT gene encoding histone-like nucleoid-structuring protein MvaT: MSLINEYRATEEAIKELQARLANLSQDDKLKKELEFEGKLRALMGEYSKSLRDVIALLDPESKLSKAPRGAVKTTATKRARKVKQYKNPHNNEVIETKGGNHKTLKEWKAKWGGDVVESWATLLD